From the genome of Nicotiana tabacum cultivar K326 chromosome 17, ASM71507v2, whole genome shotgun sequence:
ACACAACATGCATCAGTGAAGTACAGGCAAATAATAAAGACAACAGcagaaaatatcaaatataccaTGTCATCGGATATTACTGTTTGAAAGACAAGAAATTCACACACTCCATTGTCTTACCTCAAAGAAATATCGTCTAGGGGAAGCTGATGCAACATCCATTGCCAGTTCCACAAAAGTTTTTAATCTTATGGGGACCTTCAATGTATTTCTCAAGTCATGACTTTGTCCATTTTCTTTATTATCTCTAGGCTCAACCTGAAAAAAAGTTCATATTAGTAATATAAGAATTCAAGAGTTGATACATGATAAATTTGCCCTTTCAATTGATGTAATAGCCAACACTGCAGATCCAAAGCTCACCACAAAGAAGGTATAAAAGAAAAGAGACAACAAATCTCAAATTCGACATTGTAAAACAGATTTGTATACATGTTCTCGTTAACTAAACCAAAGCAAATGAGCTTCAGGTACTTCAATGCTTTTACTAACAAGGCCTTGATTCTGGTGCTCAGGAACTTATCCTAGATGTTGAAGTAATCTACCGATTTTTTCGATATGATACCCATGCAAGAAGTACACCCCCCCCCCACCCACCCCCCCAAACCCCCCTTATATCAGCTCTCCTACAAGGGAGGTCTTGGTGGTGCCTCTGTTGTAACAGTTTTTGCTGCTGCTTACCTATCTATTTTTGATTTCTTCAACTTTAAAGAGGTTCCATCTCATGGGAGCCCAATAATGGTTCTTTCCCACTTGCTCCCTTGGTTACAGAACCCAACTTAGAGGTGGAGGGTCTTTACCACTAGGGTATCCCTCCCATCCTAAAGCTTTGCAATACTTGTACACTTCTCCTTCCAGAGACACTTAACAATTCAGAGTACTTTTCAATCCAcatgataattttttttattaggaCAATAGACCCATATTAACATGGAAATGTAAACCATACGAATCATGTTCCACGGAAATTTtacacaataataaccttcaaaGATGCATGAACACAAAATAATATCTAGGAGGAAGATTTGAAGATTAGCAGGGTCCTAGTGACAACAAGAGAGTCAACTGTCAAGAACGTAAGACAAGTACATACTCTGATGTATGATTCAGGGTTCAAATTACAGCGCTTTATGAAAGCATCAACTGCTGCAGCATCTTGCCCAGGGAGAATATGAACAACATCACCAACCTCATACTCAATAGACTGATATTACAAAGGAAATCATTAGATGTATTGTATAAAGTGAAGGAGTAAAAGAGATATAAGAATGTACAACTTGACTTACAGATGAAATAGCTTCAAGTTCAAAATGGCGGACATCTTTTCCACAATCAGCTTTACTTAATGGATCATTTTTACCCTACATCAATAGAGTTAATAAGAAAAACATGTCAATGCCTAGATCACAACCATCGCATTGACGAGAAGAATGATCTTACACCTCCAAGTAAGATCATAAAAGCAGCCTTTCTGAAAATGCACAATATACGCCAGTGCTTTGTAGAATAGAGGACTCATTTCAGAAACTGTTCTTCTAGTTATGATACATTCACATCTCATTTCTGTGGAAGCTTAGAGATGTTCAGTATATGTGCTACTTCTAGTGAGATACTATCAATTTGTCACATCACTTAACTTCCACTATCGACTTTCCTGGTTAAGGACACGAATAGATGCGTTTAAGTAATGAACTCCACTTTTGCTTGGTATAAACCACAAGTGGATCCACAACCGAACTCCCTGATTCAGAGGGAAGGAGTTCCTTAACTTTTGCAGGCAACAGCTCCATTGCATGCCCTGACACATAACAAAAGAAATGTAAATGGAGATCACCTACCATCTTTAAGAAGCAATCAGGTGGGTGCTTTCCAGAAAGTTTTCCTGGTAATATGAAGCGCGTGCTCTCAATCTGCATCTCAAGAAGTTTGAAATCTGCAAGTTTCAGATGTTTCGTCACTACTACATGTTGGAAGACAACTGGCAGAAAACCTTTCGGCCAACAAAACCATACAACAAAATATGAAAAGCACAAGGAACAATATTGAGATGCACTTGTGCATCAAAATGATATCAAGAAAATGATTTTCCAAAGCTCCATAGTGAAAGCATAAAGTAAAAATCTCAGGATAAACTTATGGGTGAGTTCTCTTCTGTATCAATCAAGGTTTTAGAGGGGGACATTGATCCTTACTTTTAGGGGTAAGTTTCTCTATAAATCCATGCATGTAAATGCTTTCATGCATTGATATTTTATTGACTATCAGCCAGAACTCTGAACCGACAATGACCTGAAGGAGAAAATGATGTTGATTGCTGAAGTCCAATTTAGCAAGTTACCTGGGATAGATGAGAATTGTAAAGCCCCTTCATCAACATCATGATATGTAATCTGTACTTTAGGTTGATCCATCAAACTCGTATTTGAAGTCATGCATTCTGGACCTTTAGGGAATAGTTTCGGATCTTTTTGGTACAATGCCTTCCACAAGGTGGACATCCAAGGATCCAGAGCACCTTCATACCtgcaaaaagatttttttttattagagCTTTTACTAGAACAACTGCTAATTAACAAGACACTCTTCAGGTGCCATGATAACCAACAGCATTATAAAGTACAAAATTCTTTGTTATGATAACCAAGTAATCCACTGTTTTCATCAtcgaaactcggtggataatggtCCTGCCCCTCTACCTCCTTCAACCTCCCTCATCCTTTAACCTGAAATTCCACTCGAGTATTTGCAGAATTTTAGAAGAGGCGAGGGAAGAGGTGTATTCAACATAAGTAGGTGAGCCTTGCCAAAGTAGTAAAGCTATTCTAGCCCTAAAGTAAAGAGGCTTCAACACATGTATTCCACCTCAATCACCTTGATGGCAAAACCTTCGGGATATATAAAACACCATTTCTTACAAAGCTAGGAAGATTCATGATCCTATAATTCTTTCAGATCTGTCTCCTGAAAAATTAGATAGAAGAAATTTAATGCTATCCAATCCCTATGGTTTGGACAAATAAATGGGCAAATAATCATCCTGCATATCAAATTGGATTCTCCTATTTAACAGCTTTAAAAGACGAAAACAACAGCATCTGGTGGATAAGATAGTTTGGACAGAAGGAAACATAAGGTGTTTTGAAGATAGTGCTAACTCAATCAAAAAGATCAAGTTTAATTGCATAATTTTGTTTTACTTTGGTGTAGAAAGGAATTTGTAAATGAGGCTGAATCACCGTTAGCATTCATGGAATTGGAATCCCTACAGAAATATAAGGGAATACTTTTGCTTTTTGCTATACCAGTACAGAAGTGTCGCACCATCTTAGTGCCGTACACTATCAACAAAATCCatactttttatttttgataaCCGTAGTGTCCGGGCCAGCCTACGTGCACCTCACCGACTAAATGAATCAACTATTCCTCTACAAGATTAAACCATAACATTACCCTGAAGGGTGCTGATCATCTCCAAGACCTCTTTCCACAATTGCTGTAGCACCAAGATCTGAAAGTCTTTTGTCAAGTTTCTTTGCAACAAACTGCAGAAATAAAATTCATACATCAACATTGAAAGATGGAATACATAATTACATAAAGCTAATATATTCTCTAGATTAAATATTTGGTTGGACGACAAAGCAAACGACAAGCAAAAAATCATCTAGAAACACATAAAGTACAGAAATTGACCCGTCTTTGCAATAAAGGGACTAAACATATCTTATGGAAAGACAAAGTTGAAAAGCAATTCCTAATAATGAACTGATAAGCCTAAAACCCCAACAAGAAATGCATAGACCAgaattatatttaagaaaaagcTGGAGTAGTAAAAGCTTAGGGACATCAAGATCCTCTGGTGGACTTGAAACagttgatttttttcttttttggatcaTAGTGAGTTGCTTTCAGAGAATCTTATGCTTAAGTGGCAGTGAAACtatgaaatagaatttattaGGTAGAGTCAGCGCATACATTATACTTCTGGTAGCTGGAATCACCCAAACCAAACACAGCATAGCTGACACTGGCAAGCCAATTCTGGGTTAGATTCCTTTGCAAGAGAAACTTCCAAAACACCTACAAGCAAGTTAATAAAACGAACAAAAAAGGTTAAAATATGTACACATATGTCTATAGATAAACACAGGAGAAGCTTAAAAGAGATACTGACAAACAAACCTTAATAGAATCAGGGTTGTCCCCTTGACCTGTAGTTGACACCACAAATATTACAATTTCCTGCTCCGGCAGACAACTCTAACAAAAATTATTAACAACTAGTCACACATAAGTCATTAATCACAATCTATAAGCTCAAAtaagaaaacgaaaaaaaaaaaaacatgaactTGGCATTGGGTCCGGTAGATTGACAGTCAGCTAAAAATAATCTAAGAAAATAACAACTATTACAAAACTGAATTTTAACTAGTTTAAGATTGAGGCGTAATAGTTTAGGGTAAAGGAGAAGTTACAGGGTCAAAATCGTCAATGGAGAGCAAAGAGACGGGGCATCCTCTGCGTTCAGCTTCACGGCCAACACGCTCAGCGGCGTCTATGGCATTACCTGTCTGAGATGCATATAAAAACAATATCTTCTTTGGCTTCTCCTCCATCCCCATTGATTTGGTTACTGCTATTGAAGAGATAAAAATGGAGTCTTTGTAAATTGTAAATTAAAGGAAGTCAAGTCACAAGTGTCATGCGCATGGGCGTGGAGGCTATTGGGCTAACGAAACGACAGCGTTCTAGAGCGATGTGCACCAGTAGCCACTTTTAAGGCTGCTGTTAAAATTATAACCGACGTTTATagaatatttaaattttagccatTCCGTTGCTCCCTTCTTCTATTGCGCTTCTtcctattcttcttcttcttctattgcGTTAAAATCACTTGAATGATTCCTGCTATGACTCTTTgtgtttttaataattttttcctAAGTTTTAATTATTAAAGTTATcgtgattgtcctttaattaacCTGATGGCGTAAAGACTTTTATGCTTTGATAATGCAAACTGAAAGTGCTTGGTAAGAAATCGGTTTGCTCTTCTCAACAAAAGtcgattttttttttgtgactcCCACTTTCCATCTGTCAAAATCATCAAACCAATTCATCTTCCTTCAAGTTTCTTTCAAAAAAGGCATACGAATCCAGCTTCAATGATCCTTCTTCATGAAAAACAAAAGATCCCTTTCCGGACCAAATAGATACAACATACAGAATTAGAAATGACGCAAATAAAAAACTCAGTTACTAAAAGTTTGTTCTTTGATTACCATTACCACCTCTTAAATTCGGACATTTTGCTTCAAAGTTCAAAGTAATAAAGGAAATTACTCATGGCAAATAATGACACGCATGCCCTTTATTATTCTTATAGCCTATTAGTTCTTCGATTCACTAAGCATTAGGAAAGTTGCGCATATTATTGCGTCAACTTTAAGACAATGTTTTATATACATATGAACACTTCTTCTGAAGTCTTCCTCTTTAAAGTTCtgcattttaaatattttatcatattttgttcTTATTAGAATGCTTGGTTAAGTTGATTAATACTTATACAACTAATGATGCATATATAACTCATTATGTAGACATGAGGACACACCATCTTCTCCTTGATTTAAAGGCAATATAGTAAAAAATGTACCTCAGTTATGTTCTTTATTTAAGACCTTTTTCATATATACTTTTTTCTTGACTTATATTATCCAATATGTATGACTTATAAACATTGAACAATTTCATCAAAGGTATTATCGAGGTCAATATATGAACTTAGCTTATAAAAGGACTTGATCCTGGAAAATGTGATTTGGTTTTACACATTGAAAGGCCAGCTTCTTAGTAGGCTACCGGAAAATAAAAACTACTGCAAATAAGACATGCTAAATAGCTAAGGAGCAACATAATTTTCGGGTGGACggacaattttttttatatatttctgAACACTTATCAAATCATATGTTATAATAACTTTGAACTGTAAaattttttcaagattaatctTTTCAATTGATGAATCTTTGAATGTTATCACCAAAAGATAAATGGGTATGTATTAATTttcatttcaaatattttcttttttgtttctgtatcgttgttgttgctattttattaataaattttttGGCTTTCTTATTCACTTTGATTTAACTTCCTACTTTCAATGGGAAATGCCAGAGTTCATATTATTTTCTTGTGCTTATTACAGAAAAAAGGAAACTGAAAAGCACTCTACCATTTTCAGCTTTTTTTGGGACAAATAGGATCTGCAATAGAATTAGTTCATAGATTAtagtagtaattttttttttatatgtattGTCACTTCTAAAATCTGACTTAAAATAACATACAACTCTCTCATACATATAAAGTTGAACTTTCCAAAAGCAGAAACTATTAAGTCGAACGTGAAGAAAGAGTTCCTCATATGTAATAAATGGTGAGTGACACTATCATCGATTTACTATATTTGTAATTGTGTTATTAGAACTTACTTTATCATAATTTATTCTTATTAGAATGTTTGGTTAAGTTGATTAATAATTATACAACTATTGATGCATATGTAACTCAGACATGACAACACATCATCTTCTCACTGATTTGAACAAAATCTTTATATTGCGAGGTTAGTACCTCAGACTGTCCTTTATCATACTTAGGCCCCAATATTAGCCCCAACGAAATTCACGCTCAGCGGCGTCTATGGCATTACCTGTCTGAGATGCATATAAAAACAATATCTTCTTTGGCTTCTCCTCCATCCCCATTGATTTGGTTACTGCTATTGAAGAGATAAAAATGGAGTCTTTGTAAATTGTAAATTAAAGGAAGTCAAGTCACAAGTGTCATGCGCATGGGCGTGGAGGCTATTGGGCTAACGAAACGACATCGTTCTAGAGCGAAGTGCACCAGTAGCCACTTTTAGGGCTGCTGTTAAAATTATAACCGACGTTTATagaatatttaaattttagccatTCTGTTGCTCCCTTCTTCTATTGCGCTTCTtcctattcttcttcttcttcttgttcttcttctgtTACATCTCAAAGGCCATATTTTCAGATAAATTCAATACTTCAGTTTCTCTTGGAAATGCTGCAATCATGCTTCGTGTTTGTCTTAGTCGTGAGTTAGTATACTGTATATGTAAACTATGCGAAATTGTACACATTTGCCCATCGTTAAAAGGTGGACTCAGTCTTATTCTTATCGTGTATAAGTTGGGTCGCATATGCCTTTTTTTAACAAACATCACTAATAAAATATTTAGCACCAGATTTTGACACGTGTCATAATTTGGTGCATTCCATCTATAccataattttaaataataaatcaatccgacccatcacttttattttattaaactgACCCGACCCAGTCTTCTTTTTAATAGACCCTAATCTTATTTTATTAACCCACTCTTTCACCTCTCTTTCTTCTCTCAGTTTCTGCTCAGCCGATCACACCACAAAGCTGGACCTCTAGGGTTTCCTTTTTAGAGACAATTCGAAGGTTGGATGCTTTTTCAAGGTATGTtatctttttgtcttattttcttttttctatttgtgGATCAGAGTTTGTTTGTTAGTGTTTTATATGTGGGGTTAAGGTTTCTTGTCTTATAATGGGGCTGTTGTTTATTGATATATATTTTGTACTTTATCTACTAAAGAATACAATAAAGTGAATAATGTGTTGTAATTGATGATTTTGTTGTCTTGTTGTGGTCCTGCATTGAAGCTGtttgtttttaggttttttttactCGAACTTGTATATTGCTTATGGCTTTCTACTTACGGTTGTGGACCCCCACTTGTCCCTCTTTTATACCTTTGCATGTGATACAAACTGAAGATGATTACTAAAGTGGACCTGGTATTTTATTATGGGAGTAATTGGGTATTTTCACCTGAAATAGTGTATGATCAGAAGCATATGTACACTTTGTCTGGTTATGATTCTTGCCTTGTCAACTATAAAAGTCTGTGTGAAAATTTACCACACAGACTTTTAGTGACTGGACCTTCGGAGAGGTACTACCTGGTAATTAACGGATGATGATGGTGTGAGGACTCTTCAGTACTTATTCTCTAAAGAGTTCAATGTGATTAACTTTTTTACTGTGGATGAGTTTGAAGCTAGggtgttttctcaaaatattattCATCATAAAGAACTATATTTTGTAGACATTGATGTAACCTCTCAATGTGAAAGTAGTTTGGGTGGTGGTATTTTTGATGATTCGGAAGGTTCTGAATATGATTATTCAGAACTTGAAGCTATTAGTCTAGAAAAAAGAGGGTTGTAACTGATAGGTTATAACATTTTAAGGAGTTAGAGTTATGTATGATATTTAAGGATATTGAATAAGCTAGAAGGACAGTAAACTTCTATGCATTAGCTAATAGAAGAGGGTTGCATGTGATCAAAACTGATTCAACTAGTGCTAACTATAAGTGTACTACTGGTTGTCCATTTAGATATTATATTTCACAGGATGGCAATAGTGATAGCTATCAAATGAAGACATGGAAAGATGCCTATACATATAATCCTTGCTTCAAAAATCCTAGGGCTGATCAGAATACTTTAGCATACCTATTTAAGAGAAAAATATAGTATAATCCTCAATATAgcctgaagaaaatgaaagatgattTAGAGACTGAATTTGAATTTAATGTGTCAATGTCTAAGCTTAAAAGGGCCAAGAATTTGACACTTAAAGAAGTTATGGGGCAGTTTTGTTGATAACTACAAGAAATTTGAGGCCTATGGACAAGAACTTAGACAATCTAATCCTGGTACTGATGTTATAATTAATATTTCTAAAGATGCTCTTGAAGAagggaaaagaaagttcttaaaGATGTATATATGCTTCAATGCATTGAAGATGGGTTGGAAAGATGGCTTGAGACCACTTATTGGGCTGGATGGTACTTCTTAAAGGGAGATATAAGGGCCAGTTGCTAGTGGTTATTGGTCAAGATAATATGAATCATTTTTACCCACTTGCATGGGTTGTGGTAAGAAAAATTCTAGAACTTGGGGATGATTTATTGAGCTTCTGAAGCTTTCTTTGAAGCTAAATGATGGTCATGGAGTTACTTTCATCTTAGATATGCAAAAGGTATTACtttcatcttttatttatttttttttcaattctgtCCAGTTTTCTTTCTCACATTTATGTTTCTTTTGTCAATAGGGTTTACTTGATGCTGTGAAGAATGTACTTCCTAATGCTCACCACAGTTTTTGTGTGAGACATATTGAAGCTAATTGATAGAAAAATGGAGAAGTGGACAGATGGAGAAACTTTTATGGTGGAGTGCTTGGAGCACTTATGAAGAAGATTTCAATGATCAACTTACCAAGCTGGGTGAGATATCTGATGATGGTGCTGCTGCTAAAGACCTATTACattattatcacgacccaaaatttcaccacAGGCGTTGTGATggtacttagtctctaagactaggtaagctgattacaattacatttcgaaccatttttttaaatagataatttaatacaagtgtcgaaaccaaaTGCGGAAAACAAATATAAccacctcccaagactggtaatactgagtcacgaaccctaactgaatacatgcaatgatctcaaggatcatatataatactgttcgaataagagttgacagtacaataagatggaaagactccaagggactgcgacgacaaacagctctaccttgaatccttacgatcaacacactaactctgcccgagtctgatatctccaatacctgactctgcacaaaaatatgcagtagtgtagtatgagtacaccatagtcggtacccagtaagtatcaagactaacctcggtagagtagtgatgaggtacgtcaagacactcactagtcaaataacctgtgcaatatagcagtatacaatagtactagaaaataactagcaatgatagcaacaaaaatcaaccagtgatataaacaatAAGGCAataagaacaccataattattgctcaaacgaataaggaacacaagtacaaataattaatcaagtccttcaaatataaatctttcacatataattctttcagataaatatctttcgaatatacttctttcaaataaatatctttcgaatatacttctttcaaataaatatctttcgaatataattctttcaaataaatatctttcgaataaaatTCTTTAAAATAAAGTCACTccgtgacacctcatttcataatcataaagcATAGGTCTCActccactttcatattttcgtaacacgggtctcagcccactttcatatttccacggcacctcgtgcccatatttatatcacaaccgcacggataactcacgtgccattaaatatcaatatataagattcgcacggacaactcacgtgccaataataaaatcatcatttaCTCACGGCAACTCGTGCCCGCATCTCAtttcacaactgcacggataactcacgtgtcaatatcaTAATCATTATATACCCAAGGCACCTCGTGCctacatttcatatcacaaccgcacggacaactcacgtgccaataacatattCCGCCcagcaatagccacaggctcacaatttcaacatgtATCACACtattatcaaatttactaaattaACAAAataagttgcacaagatataaaagcaatcacacgaaaatcacaacatcacgtGAAAATTACCATCACattaaccccacatcatcacataacatccctgacaatagccatcattatctctcctatagccacccttatcactcctataatagcctcccttatcccgcCACCCTCATCTCTCCTATATCCActcttatcactcctataatagcctcccttatcccttcgccctgacaatatcaatagccacccttatcgctcttatagccacccttatcactcctataatagcctcccttatctaTCCatttaatagcctcccttatcactccgcccggATAATATTTCAACAcatataacaacagtgaaatgccacccttatgcccgcataatatcaacagtgggatgccacccttatacgacgtataacagtaacccaaatcacacaaaaattcacacagaatattatcacaacaacacaacGTAATCAACTCGTATTTAAAAATTGcccgtaggccacaacctttccaaagatacaacggaatcaattaatttcacaacagataTCCCACGACTCAACataatgtatataaaatctcaaaaacaatAACAAGGATAGAAAAGTAACTCAGCAAGAACAACGctttctttaatccaaatttttgataaatatattaatgcCTCTTAAACttattcaattaattatttacagatgaaaaatccataatgtaaTTAATTCCAGGAAATGTCAACTCAACAAGTAcacgaaattcacataaaaatcaaagtagcaatcataccaaattatcatataaaacaaaTTCGACAAACAAAGAACGAAACATGACAAATAAGGATTAATAAGTGCCAGCAATTTCAAATTTAATACTTAAAAATGCCTAcgactttaaaccaataaaatttgcacatataagttcgagtacgtactcgtcacctcgcgtacacggctttcacattatACAAATGGTACATACGACTCAATGcgtaaggggtaattcccccactcaaggttaggcaggatacttacctttttgaagttaggccgatattccaaaataacctTCTTGCGTGAAATGaactccggacggctcaaatctagccaagtTATTtacataacttcattaaaatttattgaaaataattctggataatataACTTCGACTTAAAATTTAACATAATAAAGTCAACCCGAAAGTCAACGCGGGgttcgcctctcggaacccgacagaattttcacgaaatccgaacacccattctgatacgagttcaaccataccaattttattaaattgcgataacgaatcgacctccaagtcctcaatttaaggtataaaaaATTTCTACCAaattcactaatttcatgattcatgtattttaacaaaaattgagttaggaattcttaccccaatgtgtTCCTTGAAAAACTCACGAAAAATTGCCTCACTTGAGCTTTCTTcatccaaaaatggaagaatgagatgAAGTCTCATTTTttgactttattctgctgcccaggggtttgttcttcgcgttcgcgaccctcccctcgcgttcgcgataaacAAATTCCTCAACAGCTATTTCCATACTCTTCTCCGAcatcctctagtataatggt
Proteins encoded in this window:
- the LOC107796485 gene encoding NADPH-dependent diflavin oxidoreductase 1-like, producing MGMEEKPKKILFLYASQTGNAIDAAERVGREAERRGCPVSLLSIDDFDPSCLPEQEIVIFVVSTTGQGDNPDSIKVFWKFLLQRNLTQNWLASVSYAVFGLGDSSYQKYNFVAKKLDKRLSDLGATAIVERGLGDDQHPSGYEGALDPWMSTLWKALYQKDPKLFPKGPECMTSNTSLMDQPKVQITYHDVDEGALQFSSIPDFKLLEMQIESTRFILPGKLSGKHPPDCFLKMGKNDPLSKADCGKDVRHFELEAISSSIEYEVGDVVHILPGQDAAAVDAFIKRCNLNPESYIRVEPRDNKENGQSHDLRNTLKVPIRLKTFVELAMDVASASPRRYFFEVMSYFATAEHEKERLQYFASPEGRDDLYEYNQKERRTVLEVLEDFPSVQMPFEWLVQLVPPLKTRAFSISSSHSVHPNQVHLTVSVVSWTTPYKRKRAGLCSSWLAGVDPQKRVLVPAWFQKGSLPAPPPSLPVIVVGPGTGCAPFRGFVEERALQSQSGPTAPLLFFFGCRNEENDFLYRDFWLFHSQKGGVLSEEKGGGFFAAFSRDRPQKIYVQHKMREQSVKIWNLLTEGAAVYVAGSANKMPSDVLLAFEEIVSKEGGVPKEAAVRWLRALEKAGKYHVEAWS